In Rhizobium sp. 11515TR, the DNA window TAACGGCATAGGGAAATCCAAGCGCGGCGATGGAGTCGTACCGCTGCTGGTCGGTCATGATCAGGATGATATTGGGGCGGTCGGCCACGCTCTACGTCCTTCCTTGCTGCCGGAACACAAATTTCGATCGAAAGTTTCGCTGGAAAAATTTTTGCGCTCTTGTCTCCTCACTTGAGAAATGACATAAAGTTAACGATAACGCAACGCTCACTTGAGCAAATTTTTGCGAGGAGGAATGGTGTCGGACGCGGAGGAGCGAGAAAAGGGCGGTACGCCAACGCTGGCGTCGATCGCAGTCAGGGTCGGCGTTTCGGTCAATACGGTCTCGCGGGCGCTACGCGCGCCCAACACAGTGCGACCGGAGCTGCGGCGACAGATCGCCAAGGCCATGGACGAGCTGAACTATGTGCCGAACCGTCTCGCCGGCGGCCTGTCGGGGACGAGGTCCGACATCGTGGGCGTCGTGGTGACATCGCTCTATTATTCGGAATTTGCCTCCATCATCGACGCGCTGCAATCGGCGCTGCTCAAAGACAATCTTCAGGTCATGCTTGCCAATACGCGCTACGATCCCGACCAGGAAATAACGCTCGTGCGCTCGATCCTCAGCTGGCGCCCGGCAGCCGTTGCCATTATCGGTGTCGACCATCCGGCCAAAGTCACCGAGCTGCTGACGTCGTCAGGGGTTCCGGTCATCGAGATGTGGGATGTCGGCGGCGACATCATCGATTCTGCCGTCGGCATGGATCATGAGGGGGCCGGCAATGCGCAGGCCGATCACATGATTGCGTGCGGCTACCGACACCTCGCCTTCCTCGGCAGCATGCGCGAAAACGACATGCGCGCCAAGAAGCGCGCCCGCGGGGCGGCCAGCGCCATTGCTGCAGCTGGATTGCCGGATCTCGTCTACGCTGTTCGACAGGAAGGCGGCCGGCCGGCGCTTGGTGAAGAGCTCACCCATGAACTGCTCGACAGCAATCCTCGGATTGACGGGATCATTTGCAACAGCGACGTCGTCGCCTTCGGCGTCTTGAAGGCGCTGCATGAACGCGGCAGCACGCTGCCCGGCGATATCGGCGTCATCGGTTTCGGCGATAGCGAAGCGGCGAACTATGTCACCCCATCGCTCAGCACGGTCAAGCCCGATCGCCATCGGATCGGCGAGCTTACGGCCGAGTTGATCGTTGCGCGGATCAACGGCGAGGAACCGAGAACGAACGTGGTCGATTGGGAGCTGCTCGCACGCAACAGTACCCGCCCCTTAAATCCCTGAATGGAGATTGACGTGACAGAGGCAAAGAAGAGACCCAACATCGTCTTCGTCATGACCGACCAGCAGCGTTTCGATACGATTGCCGCGGCCGGCTTCGACTATATGATCACCCCAAACCTTGATCGCCTCGTACGCGAAGGTACGTGTTTCAGCCACATGTACGTGACATCCCCGTCCTGCGCGCCTTCTCGAGCAAGCTTGTTCACGGGGCTTTATCCGCACACCAACGGTGTCTTTCGCAACGATGAGCGCTGGACGCACAGCTGGGTGCGTCGCCTTGCCGATGCCGGTTACCGCTGTGTCAACGTAGGCAAGATGCACACGTCTCCCTTCGAAGACTCCTTCGGTTTTCACGAAAGGCATGTCGTCGAAAACAAGGATAGAGCGACCGAGCGCCTGCCCTTCTATCTCGACAACTGGGACAAGGCTTTCTGGAGCCGGAGCATCGAAAAACCGAGCCGCGTCACATACCGACGGCTCGAAGATTATCGCGAACGGCTTGGCGCCTTCGTCTGGGATCTGCCGGAGGATCTGCATTCAGACAATTTCGTTCCAGAATTCGCCGCCATGTGGCTCGATCGCTACCAGGGCCGCGAGCCATTCTTCCTGCAGATCGGCATCCCCGGCCCGCACCCGCCCTATGATCCAACGCAGGACTATATCGACAAATATAAGGATCGCGATCTGCCTGAAGCGATCCGCGACCAGGTGGCGATGGACCAGCAGCCGTCGGCGCTGAAGAAGCTCAGAGAACAACATCTAAGCGTCGATCACGATGCGGTCGTGCATCTTGAAAATCCGACACCGGAGCAATTGCGCCGCCAGCGCGAGCATTATTTCGCCAATGTCTCGATGATCGACACTCAGATCGGCAAGCTCATGGAAGCGCTTGAGCGCCGCGGCGT includes these proteins:
- a CDS encoding LacI family DNA-binding transcriptional regulator, with translation MVSDAEEREKGGTPTLASIAVRVGVSVNTVSRALRAPNTVRPELRRQIAKAMDELNYVPNRLAGGLSGTRSDIVGVVVTSLYYSEFASIIDALQSALLKDNLQVMLANTRYDPDQEITLVRSILSWRPAAVAIIGVDHPAKVTELLTSSGVPVIEMWDVGGDIIDSAVGMDHEGAGNAQADHMIACGYRHLAFLGSMRENDMRAKKRARGAASAIAAAGLPDLVYAVRQEGGRPALGEELTHELLDSNPRIDGIICNSDVVAFGVLKALHERGSTLPGDIGVIGFGDSEAANYVTPSLSTVKPDRHRIGELTAELIVARINGEEPRTNVVDWELLARNSTRPLNP
- a CDS encoding sulfatase family protein, coding for MTEAKKRPNIVFVMTDQQRFDTIAAAGFDYMITPNLDRLVREGTCFSHMYVTSPSCAPSRASLFTGLYPHTNGVFRNDERWTHSWVRRLADAGYRCVNVGKMHTSPFEDSFGFHERHVVENKDRATERLPFYLDNWDKAFWSRSIEKPSRVTYRRLEDYRERLGAFVWDLPEDLHSDNFVPEFAAMWLDRYQGREPFFLQIGIPGPHPPYDPTQDYIDKYKDRDLPEAIRDQVAMDQQPSALKKLREQHLSVDHDAVVHLENPTPEQLRRQREHYFANVSMIDTQIGKLMEALERRGVLDDTIIIFTSDHGDCLNDHGHSQKWTMYEPSVRVPAIVWSPNRVERGNIVGDLVSLFDFGPTILEMAGLEVPKWMEARSLAPYLTGTKITPREFVFSEHAGDRILSGTEFMTMIRDRQFKLVHFVESDEGQLFDLSADPNEVNDLWSDPAYQDVKRRLIDEILKWRIRSDLKTQGWTEALIQEGADRGPVGKSSNAG